From the Gemmatimonadaceae bacterium genome, one window contains:
- a CDS encoding porin family protein codes for MKRAFAGAATAVVLCLTVARPARAQGGGIGLKAGLSYGSVSNVGLLPGDLHSRSGFAAGLGLESGGPVGFGIEGLYAQRGVTGGAPGDARELNYVDVPVYLRIAAPVPGISPFAYAGPQASFELQCRAGGADCPATGRPTTSYSGVIGAGLRLPGGLTVEGRYVYGLTDLKLNTISTTESYRTRSFLVLVGFGF; via the coding sequence ATGAAGCGTGCATTCGCGGGAGCTGCAACCGCCGTCGTGCTGTGCCTGACCGTGGCGCGCCCCGCGCGGGCGCAGGGCGGCGGAATCGGGCTCAAGGCGGGCCTCTCGTACGGCAGTGTTTCCAACGTGGGGCTGTTGCCGGGCGATCTGCACTCGCGGTCGGGCTTCGCGGCCGGGCTCGGATTGGAGTCGGGCGGTCCCGTGGGTTTCGGAATCGAGGGACTGTACGCGCAGCGCGGGGTGACCGGCGGTGCGCCGGGCGACGCGCGGGAGCTGAACTACGTGGACGTGCCGGTCTACCTGCGCATTGCCGCACCGGTGCCCGGCATTTCGCCGTTCGCGTATGCCGGTCCGCAGGCGTCGTTCGAACTGCAGTGCCGGGCGGGCGGGGCTGATTGCCCCGCCACCGGGCGTCCCACCACGTCGTATTCCGGCGTGATCGGCGCCGGCCTGCGTCTGCCGGGCGGGCTCACGGTGGAGGGTCGGTACGTGTACGGGCTGACCGATCTGAAGCTGAACACGATCAGCACCACCGAGAGCTACCGTACCCGGTCGTTCCTCGTGCTGGTCGGGTTCGGCTTCTAG
- a CDS encoding MBL fold metallo-hydrolase — translation MPSLTRREFLATSGSCAAHLALVAAVAPRALRELWAARPRGPIVATEPFGRLERLADGVWALVSTPLAGDYTTVSNGGIIVGTHAVLAIEGFNTPRGAQWLAGKARELTGRWPTHVIVTHYHSDHSNGVAGYLADGHHAEFRTTQITRDEAIARNKPADDARTAALRDAVLLSPTDAANFDLGGRAIGLLPHLGHTDSDVALAIDELDLVFCGDLFWNAMFPNYVDAIPSKLSESVRALRQRDARTYVPGHGAVGTPEDFARYAAMIDDVERAARRAHEAGTSAKDAAAAYEFPPSTGQWTLFGKTFVERGFTAWYRELDGTR, via the coding sequence ATGCCGTCTCTCACTCGCCGTGAATTCCTCGCCACGTCCGGCTCGTGCGCCGCGCATCTCGCGCTCGTGGCGGCCGTGGCGCCACGCGCGCTGCGTGAATTGTGGGCGGCGCGGCCGCGCGGTCCGATCGTGGCCACGGAGCCGTTCGGGCGGCTCGAACGCCTCGCCGACGGCGTGTGGGCGCTCGTCTCCACGCCGCTCGCCGGCGACTATACGACGGTCTCCAACGGCGGGATCATCGTGGGCACGCACGCAGTGCTGGCCATCGAGGGGTTCAACACGCCCCGGGGCGCCCAGTGGTTGGCCGGCAAGGCACGCGAACTCACCGGGCGCTGGCCCACGCACGTGATCGTGACGCACTACCATTCGGACCATTCCAACGGCGTCGCGGGGTACCTGGCCGACGGCCACCACGCCGAGTTCCGTACCACGCAGATCACGCGCGACGAGGCGATCGCGCGCAACAAGCCGGCGGATGACGCGCGCACGGCCGCGCTGCGCGACGCGGTGCTGCTGTCGCCCACGGACGCCGCGAACTTCGACCTCGGGGGGCGCGCCATCGGCCTCCTGCCGCACCTGGGCCACACCGACAGCGACGTGGCGCTCGCCATCGACGAACTCGATCTCGTGTTCTGCGGCGATCTCTTCTGGAACGCGATGTTCCCCAACTACGTGGACGCGATTCCGAGCAAGCTGTCGGAGTCGGTGCGCGCGCTTCGACAGCGCGATGCCCGCACGTACGTGCCCGGCCACGGCGCGGTGGGCACGCCCGAAGACTTCGCCCGGTATGCGGCGATGATCGACGATGTGGAGCGCGCGGCGCGCCGGGCGCACGAGGCGGGCACGAGCGCCAAGGACGCGGCGGCGGCATACGAGTTTCCTCCGTCCACCGGGCAGTGGACACTGTTCGGCAAGACGTTCGTCGAACGCGGGTTCACCGCCTGGTACCGCGAACTCGACGGCACGCGTTGA